The Maniola hyperantus chromosome 2, iAphHyp1.2, whole genome shotgun sequence genome includes a region encoding these proteins:
- the MED27 gene encoding mediator of RNA polymerase II transcription subunit 27, protein MSQTINVEQLNSALGSLRTLRSSVSHVFETLSNGLRADHGEDGKDKFLLELQELLNNVNINLRDLEQTVNGLPIPTAPFNLGNTTFLSQETTQDRQALYTQLVNSYKWTDKIHEYSSFAHTLLSQNSLKRSYINSGSTKRRGKLQSNHNVAPHQVDNVINNIDRSYGDMKITISRPFASNAVVQINLSHVLKAVVAFKGLLMEWVMVKGCGETLDLWTESRYNVFRKVTENAHAAMLHFYSPTLPELAVRSFMTWLHSYVNLFSEPCKRCGCHLHHTSMLPPAWRDFRTLEPFHDECKQ, encoded by the coding sequence ATGAGTCAAACAATAAACGTGGAACAGCTGAACTCAGCGCTCGGCTCGCTCAGAACTCTTCGCTCAAGTGTTAGCCATGTTTTTGAGACCTTATCGAACGGCCTCCGAGCAGACCATGGCGAAGACGGCAAAGATAAGTTCCTGCTCGAACTACAAGAACTCCTAAACAACGTAAATATTAATCTACGAGATCTAGAACAAACAGTGAACGGTTTGCCAATACCCACAGCGCCTTTCAATCTCGGCAACACGACGTTTTTGAGTCAAGAAACTACGCAAGATCGCCAAGCGTTGTACACTCAACTGGTTAACAGCTACAAATGGACGGATAAAATACACGAATACAGCTCATTTGCGCATACTTTACTAAGCCAGAACTCGTTAAAAAGATCGTATATAAATTCTGGGAGTACGAAAAGACGTGGCAAGCTACAAAGCAATCACAACGTTGCGCCGCATCAAGTCGATAACGTTATAAATAACATTGACCGTTCATACGGGGACATGAAGATCACGATATCCCGGCCTTTCGCTAGTAACGCTGTCGTTCAAATCAACTTAAGTCATGTTTTAAAAGCAGTTGTTGCCTTTAAGGGCTTATTAATGGAATGGGTAATGGTTAAGGGCTGTGGGGAGACTTTGGATCTATGGACGGAGTCTCGCTACAACGTTTTCCGGAAGGTCACGGAAAATGCTCATGCTGCGATGCTACATTTCTACTCACCAACATTACCCGAACTAGCAGTTCGGTCGTTCATGACTTGGTTGCACAGTTACGTTAACCTTTTCAGTGAGCCGTGTAAGAGATGTGGGTGCCACTTACATCATACGTCCATGTTGCCACCAGCCTGGCGTGACTTCCGCACACTTGAACCGTTTCATGACGAATGCAAGCAATAG